A portion of the Saimiri boliviensis isolate mSaiBol1 chromosome 1, mSaiBol1.pri, whole genome shotgun sequence genome contains these proteins:
- the ANKRD11 gene encoding ankyrin repeat domain-containing protein 11 isoform X3 yields MGLSGIRAGYPLSERQQVALLMQMTAEESANSPVDTTPKHPSQSTVCQKGTPNSASKTKDKVNKRNERGETRLHRAAIRGDARRIKELISEGADVNVKDFAGWTALHEACNRGYYDVAKQLLAAGAEVNTKGLDDDTPLHDAANNGHYKVVKLLLRYGGNPQQSNRKGETPLKVASSPTMVNLLLGKGTYTSSEESSTESSEEEDAPSFAPSSSVDGNNTDSEFEKGLKHKAKNPEPQKAAAPVKDEYEFDEDDEQDRVPPVDDKHLLKKDYRREVKPRSFISIPKMEAKSYTKNNTIAPKKAPHRILSDTSDEEDTSVGAGTAEKLRLSAHTLLPGSKTREPSNAKQQKEKNKVKKKRKKETKGREVRFGKRSDKFCSSESESESSESGEDDRDSVGSSSCLKGSPLVLKDPSLFSSLSASSTSSHGSSAAQKQNPNHTDQHTKHWRTDNWKTISSPAWSEVSSLSDSTRTRLTSESDYSSEGSSMESLKPVRKKQEHRKRGGLQGCPSEKKSPFLSSAEGAVPKLDKEGKVVKKHKTKHKHKNKEKGQCSISQELKLKSFTYEYEDSKQKSDKALLLENDISTENKLKVVKHDRDHFRKEEKLSKMKSEEKEWLFKDEIMKVSKDEKSLKRIKDVNKDIGRSFREEKDRSNKAEKEKSLKEKSPKEEKLRLYKEERKKKSKDRPSKLERKNDLKEDKMSKEKEKAFKEDKEKLKKEKVYREDSAFDEYCNKNQFLENEDTKFSLSDDQRDRWFSDLSDSSFDFKGEDSWDSPVTDYRDMKSDSVAKLILETVKEDSKERKRDGRAREKRDCREPFFRKKDRDYLDKNSEKRKDQMEKHKSVPSYLSEKDKKRRESADGGRDRKDALESCKERRDGRARPEEVHREELKECSCESSFKDKSDCDFGKGLEPWERHHPAREKEKKDGLDKDRKEKTKPEKYKEKSIDKDKSEKLMLEKCQKDKEFDKCFKEKKDTKEKHKDTHSKDKERKASLDQGKEKKEKAFPGILSEDFPEKKEDKKGKEKSWYIADIFTDESEDDRDDCIGGGFKMGEAGDLQRVDGLQEKEEGREAYASDRHRKSSSDKQHPERQKDKEPKDKRKDRGAADGGRDKKEKVFEKHKEKKDKESTEKYKDRKDRASVDSMQDKKTKQKLPEKAERKHSAEDKAKSKHKEKSDKEHSKERKASRSTDVEKSLLEKLEEEALHEYREDSNDKISEVSSDSFTDRGQEPGLTAFLEVSFTEPPMEDKARESTCLPEKLKEKERHRHSSSSSKKSHDRERAKKEKAEKKEKGDDYKEGGSRKDSGQYEKDFLEADAYGVCYNMKADIEDELDKTIELFSTEKKDKNDSEREPSKKIEKELKPYGSSTISILKEKKRREKHREKWREEKERHRDRHADGLLRHHRDELLRHHRDEQKPATRDKDSPPRVLKDKSRDEGPRLGDAKLKEKFKDSAEKEKGDSLKMSNGNDKVAPAKDPGKKEARPREKLLGDGDLMMTSFERMLSQKDLEIEERHKRHKERMKQMEKLRHRSGDPKLKEKAKPADDGRKKGLDVPAKKPPGPDPPFKDKKLKESTPLPPAIENKLHPGSGADSKDWLAGPHMKEALPASPRPDQSRPTGVPTPTSVLSCPSYEEVMHTPRTPSCSADDYADMLDCADSQHSTPVPTAPASACSPSFFDRFSVASSGLSENASQAPARPLSTNLYRSVSVDIRRTPEEEFSVGDKLFRQQSVPAASSYDSPVPHSMEDRVPLPPVPTEKFACLSPGYYSPDYGLPSPKVDALHCPPAAIVTVTPSPEGIFSSLQAKPAPSPRGELLVSSLEGALPPDLDATEDQQATAAIIPPEPSYLEPLDEGPFSAVITEEPVEWAHPAEQALASSLMGSASENPVSWPVGSDLLLKSPQRFPESPKHFCPADSLHSATPGPFSASEAPYPAPSTSPAPYTLPVTDPGLEDVKDRVEAIPTTISTSEAAPYASPSGLESFFSNCKSLPEAPLDVAPEPACVTTVAQVEALAPLENNFLDNSPSLSALGQVEPVPWADAFAGPEDDLDLGPFSLPELPLQTKDVPDVETEPIEESLAPSEKIPPGAPVIVNGGDVSTLVAEEPPALPPDQASTRLPTEQEPEPSEEPKLDMVLEATVEAETMPEERAPGDLDSSTEPPPIPPEQRLLGSGDQGAETEGPPAASLCAPDGPPMDAVAQAQAADGASPQDNAEASRAAAPAEGPPSSIQPEATEPESKPTAEAPKAPRVEEIPQRMTRNRAQMLANQSKQGTPPSEKDCAPTPAPATRAKARSSEEDDAQAQHPRKRRFQRSTQQLQQQLNTSTQQTREVIQQTLAAIVDAIKLDAIEPYHSDRANPYFEYLQIRKKIEEKRKILCCITPQAPQCYAEYVTYTGSYLLDGKPLSKLHIPVIAPPPSLAEPLKELFKQQEAVRGKLRLQHSIEREKLIVSCEQEILRVHCRAARTIANQAVPFSACTMLLDSEVYNMPLESQGDENKSVRDRFNARQFISWLQDVDDKYDRMKTCLLMRQQHEAAALNAVQRMEWQLKVQELDPAGHKSLCVNEVPSFYVPMVDVNDDFVLLPA; encoded by the exons ATGGGGCTGTCTGGAATCCGAGCCGGCTACCCTCTCTCCGAGCGCCAGCAGGTGGCCCTTCTCATGCAGATGACAGCTGAGGAGTCTGCCAACAGCCCAG TGGACACAACACCAAAGCACCCCTCCCAGTCTACAGTGTGTCAGAAGGGAACGCccaactctgcctcaaaaaccaAAGATAAAGTGAACAAGAGAAATGAGCGAGGAGAAACCCGCCTGCACCGAGCGGCCATCCGTGGGGATGCCCGGCGCATCAAGGAGCTCATCAGCGAGGGGGCGGATGTCAACGTCAAGGACTTCGCAG gctggacgGCGCTGCACGAGGCCTGTAACCGGGGCTACTACGATGTCGCGAAGCAGCTGCTGGCTGCAGGTGCGGAGGTGAACACCAAGGGCCTGGATGATGACACGCCTTTGCACGATGCTGCCAACAACGGACACTACAAG GTGGTGAAGCTGCTCCTGCGGTACGGAGGGAACCCGCAGCAGAGCAACAGGAAAGGCGAGACGCCCCTGAAAGTGGCCAGCTCCCCCACGATGGTGAACCTCCTGTTAGGCAAAGGCACTTACACTTCCAGCGAGGAGAGCTCGACGG AGAGCTCAGAAGAGGAAGACGCCCCCTCCTTTGCACCTTCCAGTTCAGTCGACGGCAACAACACAGACTCTGAGTTCGAAAAAGGCCTCAAGCACAAGGCCAAGAACCCAGAGCCACAGAAGGCTGCAGCCCCCGTCAAGGACGAGTATGAGTTTGACGAGGACGATGAGCAGGACAGGGTTCCTCCAGTGGATGACAAGCACCTGTTGAAAAAGGACTACAGAAGAGAAGTGAAGCCCAGGAGCTTCATCTCTATACCCAAAATGGAGGCTAAAAGTTACACTAAAAACAACACGATTGCACCAAAGAAAGCGCCCCATCGCATCCTGTCTGACACGTCGGACGAGGAGGACACCAGTGTTGGCGCAGGCACAGCAGAGAAGCTGAGACTCTCGGCACATACGCTCTTGCCTGGCAGTAAGACGCGAGAGCCTTCTAATGCCAAGCagcagaaggagaaaaacaaagtgaaaaagaagcgaaagaaagaaacaaaaggcagagAGGTTCGCTTTGGAAAAAGGAGCGACAAGTTCTGTTCCTCAGAGTCCGAGAGTGAGTCCTCCGAGAGCGGGGAGGACGACAGGGACTCCGTGGGGAGCTCCAGCTGCCTCAAGGGGTCCCCGCTGGTGCTGAAGGACCCTTCCCTGTTCAGCTCCCTCTCCGCCTCTTCCACCTCGTCTCACGGGAGCTCTGCTGCCCAGAAGCAGAACCCCAACCACACAGACCAGCACACCAAGCACTGGCGGACAGACAATTGGAAAACCATTTCTTCCCCAGCTTGGTCAGAGGTCAGTTCTTTATCAGACTCCACAAGGACGAGACTGACAAGCGAGTCTGATTACTCCTCTGAGGGCTCCAGCATGGAGTCGCTGAAGCCAGTGAGGAAGAAGCAAGAGCACAGGAAGCGGGGCGGGCTGCAGGGCTGCCCATCAGAGAAGAAAAGCCCCTTCCTCTCCAGCGCGGAGGGTGCGGTCCCCAAGCTGGACAAGGAGGGGAAAGTtgtcaaaaaacataaaaccaaacacaaacacaaaaacaaggaGAAGGGACAGTGTTCCATCAGCCAAGAGCTGAAACTGAAAAGTTTTACTTATGAGTATGAGGACTCCAAGCAGAAGTCAGATAAGGCTCTACTCTTAGAGAATGACATTTCCACCGAAAATAAGTTAAAAGTGGTAAAGCATGATCGAGACCActttagaaaagaagagaaacttaGCAAAATGAAATCGGAAGAAAAAGAGTGGCTCTTTAAAGATGAGATCATGAAGGTCTCCAAAGATGAAAAATCCCTGAAGAGGATCAAAGACGTGAACAAGGACATCGGCAGGTCTTTCCGAGAGGAGAAGGACCGTTCgaataaagcagaaaaggagaaatcTCTGAAGGAAAAgtctccaaaagaagaaaaactgagactatacaaagaggagagaaagaagaagtcaAAAGACCGGCCCTCAAAATTAGAGAGAAAGAATGATTTAAAAGAGGACAAAATgtcaaaagagaaggagaaggcttttaaagaagataaagaaaaactcaagaaagaaaaggtttATCGGGAAGATTCTGCTTTTGACGAGTATTGTAACAAAAATCAGTTTCTGGAGAATGAAGACACCAAATTTAGCCTGTCTGATGATCAGCGAGATCGGTGGTTTTCTGACTTGTCCGACTCATCCTTTGATTTCAAAGGGGAGGACAGCTGGGACTCACCAGTGACAGACTACAGGGACATGAAGAGCGACTCTGTGGCCAAGCTGATCCTGGAGACCGTGAAGGAGGACAGCAAGGAGAGGAAGCGAGACGGCAGGGCCCGGGAGAAGCGAGACTGCAGAGAGCCCTTCTTCCGAAAGAAGGACAGGGACTATTTGGATAAAAACTCTGAGAAGAGGAAAGACCAGATGGAAAAGCATAAAAGTGTCCCCAGCTACCTTTCGGAAAAGGACAAGAAGAGGAGAGAGTCCGCAGATGGCGGGCGGGACAGGAAGGACGCCCTCGAGAGCTGCAAGGAGCGCAGGGATGGCAGGGCCAGGCCCGAGGAGGTGCATCGGGAGGAGCTGAAGGAATGCAGCTGCGAGAGCAGCTTCAAGGACAAGTCCGACTGTGACTTCGGGAAGGGCCTGGAGCCGTGGGAACGGCACCACCCTGCgcgagagaaggagaagaaggacgGCCTTGATAAGGACAGGAAGGAGAAAACCAaaccagaaaaatacaaagagaagtcCATTGACAAGGACAAAAGTGAGAAGTTGATGCTCGAAAAATGTCAGAAGGACAAAGAATTcgataaatgttttaaagagaaaaaagataccaaggaaaaacataaagacacacatagcaaagacaaagaaaggaaagccTCTCTGGaccaagggaaagagaagaaagagaaggcttTCCCCGGGATTCTCTCAGAAGACTTccctgaaaaaaaagaagacaagaaaggcAAGGAGAAGAGCTGGTACATCGCAGACATATTCACAGACGAGAGTGAGGACGACAGGGATGACTGCATCGGGGGCGGGTTCAAGATGGGAGAGGCCGGCGACCTGCAGAGGGTGGACGGCCtccaggagaaggaggaagggcgGGAGGCCTACGCCTCCGACAGACACAGGAAGTCCTCCTCTGACAAGCAGCACCCCGAGAGGCAGAAGGACAAGGAGCCCAAAGACAAGAGAAAGGACAGAGGGGCTGCCGACGGCGGGagagacaaaaaagagaaagtctttGAAAAGCACAAGGAGAAGAAGGATAAAGAGTCCACAGAAAAGTACAAGGACAGGAAGGACAGAGCTTCAGTGGACTCCATGCAAGACAAGAAAACTAAACAGAAGCTCCCAGAGAAGGCTGAAAGGAAACACTCTGCTGAAGACAAGGCTAAAAGCAAACACAAAGAGAAGTCGGATAAGGAGCATTCCAAGGAGAGGAAGGCCTCGAGGAGCACCGACGTGGAAAAAAGCCTGCTTGAAAAGTTGGAAGAAGAAGCTCTCCATGAGTACAGAGAAGACTCCAATGACAAAATCAGTGAGGTCTCCTCTGACAGCTTCACGGACCGAGGGCAGGAACCGGGGCTGACTGCCTTTCTGGAGGTGTCTTTCACGGAGCCACCCATGGAGGACAAGGCCAGGGAGAGTACCTGCCTCCCGGAGAAgctgaaagagaaggagaggcaCAGGCACTCCTCATCCTCATCCAAGAAGAGCCACGACCGAGAGAGGGCCAAGAAAGAAAAGGCcgagaagaaggagaagggcgACGATTACAAGGAGGGTGGCAGCAGGAAGGACTCGGGCCAGTATGAAAAGGACTTCCTGGAGGCGGACGCCTACGGAGTTTGTTACAACATGAAAGCTGACATCGAAGATGAGCTAGataaaaccattgaattgttttCTAccgaaaagaaagataaaaatgattcCGAGAGAGAACCttccaagaaaatagaaaaggaactAAAGCCTTATGGCTCTAGCACCATCAGCATCctaaaagagaagaagaggagagagaaacacagggagaaatggagagaagagaaggagaggcacCGGGACAGGCATGCAGATGGGCTCCTGCGCCATCACAGGGACGAGCTGCTGCGCCATCACAGGGACGAGCAGAAGCCCGCCACCAGGGACAAGGACAGCCCTCCCCGTGTGCTGAAAGACAAGTCTAGGGACGAGGGCCCAAGGCTCGGCGATGCCAAACTGAAGGAGAAATTCAAGGACagtgcagagaaagaaaagggcgACTCATTGAAAATGAGCAATGGGAATGATAAGGTGGCGCCGGCCAAAGACCCAGGCAAGAAAGAAGCCAGGCCCAGGGAGAAGCTCCTAGGGGACGGCGACCTGATGATGACCAGCTTCGAGAGGATGCTCTCCCAGAAGGACCTGGAGATTGAGGAGCGCCACAAGCGGCACAAGGAGAGGATGAAGCagatggagaagctgaggcacCGGTCCGGAGATCCCAAGCTCAAGGAGAAGGCGAAGCCAGCAGACGATGGGCGGAAGAAGGGTCTGGACGTTCCTGCCAAGAAACCACCAGGGCCGGACCCTCCGTTTAAAGACAAAAAGCTCAAGGAGTCGACTCCTCTTCCACCTGCCATCGAAAATAAGCTACACCCGGGATCAGGGGCAGACTCCAAAGACTGGCTCGCAGGGCCACACATGAAGGAGGCCCTGCCCGCGTCCCCCAGGCCTGATCAGAGCCGGCCCACTGGCGTGCCCACCCCCACGTCAGTGCTGTCCTGCCCCAGCTACGAGGAGGTGATGCACACGCCCAGGACCCCGTCATGCAGCGCCGATGACTACGCGGACATGCTCGACTGCGCCGACTCCCAGCACTCCACACCCGTGCCCACCGCTCCCGCCAGCGCCTGCTCCCCCTCCTTTTTCGACAGGTTCTCTGTGGCATCAAGTGGGCTTTCAGAAAATGCCAGCCAGGCCCCAGCCCGGCCTCTATCCACAAACCTGTACCGCTCGGTCTCTGTCGATATTAGGAGGACCCCAGAGGAGGAATTCAGCGTCGGCGACAAGCTCTTCAGGCAGCAGAGCGTTCCTGCCGCCTCCAGCTACGACTCTCCTGTGCCGCACTCGATGGAAGACAGGGTGCCCCTGCCCCCGGTTCCCACGGAGAAGTTTGCCTGCTTGTCTCCAGGGTACTACTCCCCAGACTATGGCCTCCCCTCGCCCAAAGTCGATGCTCTGCACTGCCCGCCGGCTGCCATCGTCACTGTTACCCCGTCTCCAGAGGGCATCTTCTCAAGTTTACAAGCAAAACCTGCCCCTTCGCCCAGGGGGgagctgctggtttcttctcttgAAGGGGCCCTTCCCCCGGACCTGGACGCCACCGAGGACCAGCAGGCTACGGCCGCCATCATCCCCCCAGAGCCCAGCTACCTGGAGCCGCTGGACGAGGGTCCATTCAGTGCCGTCATCACCGAGGAGCCTGTGGAGTGGGCCCATCCCGCTGAGCAGGCCCTGGCTTCCAGCCTGATGGGGAGCGCCTCTGAAAACCCTGTCAGCTGGCCCGTGGGCTCGGACCTCCTGCTCAAGTCTCCGCAGAGATTCCCCGAGTCCCCTAAACATTTCTGCCCTGCGGACTCCCTCCACTCTGCCACCCCAGGGCCCTTCAGCGCCTCCGAGGCGCCATACCCCGCCCCTTCCACCTCCCCTGCCCCATATACTCTGCCTGTCACCGACCCAGGACTGGAGGATGTCAAAGACAGGGTGGAAGCCATCCCGACCACCATCTCCACCTCAGAGGCGGCTCCTTATGCCTCTCCCTCCGGGCTGGAGTCCTTCTTCAGCAACTGCAAGTCACTTCCGGAAGCTCCACTGGACGTGGCCCCTGAGCCTGCATGTGTCACTACTGTGGCTCAGGTCGAGGCCCTGGCGCCCCTGGAAAATAATTTCCTGGACAACAGCCCCAGCCTGTCTGCCCTTGGCCAGGTGGAGCCAGTGCCCTGGGCAGACGCCTTCGCCGGCCCTGAGGACGACCTGGACCTGGGGCCCTTCTCACTGCCAGAGCTTCCCTTGCAGACGAAAGACGTACCAGATGTTGAAACAGAACCCATAGAAGAAAGTCTGGCTCCTTCAGAAAAGATCCCTCCAGGGGCCCCTGTGATTGTAAACGGTGGGGACGTTTCCACCTTGGTGGCTGAGGAACCACCAGCGCTGCCTCCAGACCAGGCCTCCACCCGGCTCCCCACAGAGCAGGAGCCTGAACCCTCAGAGGAACCAAAGCTGGACATGGTTCTCGAAGCTACAGTGGAGGCAGAGACGATGCCCGAAGAGAGGGCCCCTGGGGATCTGGACTCCAGCACGGAGCCCCCACCCATTCCCCCTGAACAGCGCCTGCTGGGGAGTGGAGACCAGGGGGCCGAGACCGAAGGCCCCCCTGCTGCATCCCTTTGTGCCCCTGATGGCCCCCCCATGGACGCTGTGGCACAAGCCCAGGCTGCAGACGGTGCCAGTCCCCAGGACAATGCTGAGGCCTCCCGTGCTGCTGCCCCAGCCGAAGGCCCTCCCAGTAGCATCCAGCCAGAAGCCACAGAACCAGAATCAAAACCCACGGCCGAAGCCCCTAAGGCCCCCAGAGTGGAGGAGATCCCTCAGCGCATGACCAGGAACCGGGCGCAGATGCTTGCAAACCAGAGTAAGCAGGGCACACCCCCCTCCGAGAAGGACtgtgcccccacccccgccccagccACCAGGGCCAAGGCCCGCAGCTCCGAGGAGGATGACGCTCAGGCCCAGCACCCACGCAAACGCCGCTTCCAGCGCTCCACCCAGCAGTTGCAGCAGCAGCTGAACACGTCCACACAGCAGACGCGGGAGGTGATCCAGCAGACGCTGGCCGCCATCGTGGACGCCATCAAGCTGGACGCCATTGAGCCCTACCACAGCGACAGGGCCAACCCCTACTTCGAATACCTGCAGATCAGGAAGAAGATCGAGGAGAAGCGTAAGATCCTGTGCTGCATCACGCCACAGGCGCCCCAGTGCTACGCCGAGTATGTCACCTATACGGGCTCCTACCTCCTGGACGGCAAGCCGCTCAGCAAGCTCCACATCCCTGTG ATTGcaccccctccctccctggcGGAGCCCCTGAAGGAGCTGTTCAAGCAGCAGGAGGCAGTCCGGGGAAAGCTGCGCCTGCAGCACAGCATCGAGAGG GAGAAGCTGATCGTGTCCTGTGAGCAGGAGATTCTGCGGGTTCACTGCCGGGCAGCCAGGACCATCGCCAACCAGGCAGTGCCATTCAGCGCCTGCACGATGCTGCTGGACTCTGAAGTCTACAACATGCCCCTCGAGAGCCAG GGCGATGAGAACAAGTCAGTGCGTGACCGGTTCAACGCCCGCCAGTTCATCTCCTGGCTCCAGGACGTGGATGACAAGTACGACCGCATGAAG ACCTGCCTCCTCATGCGGCAGCAGCACGAGGCCGCGGCCCTGAACGCCGTGCAGAGGATGGAGTGGCAGCTGAAGGTGCAGGAGCTAGACCCCGCCGGGCACAAGTCCCTGTGTGTGAACGAGGTGCCCTCCTTCTACGTGCCCATGGTCGACGTCAACGACGACTTTGTGTTGTTGCCAGCGTGA